One Mobula hypostoma chromosome 12, sMobHyp1.1, whole genome shotgun sequence genomic window, aaaagaCACTCCCTTCATTTGACGGTGCATATTCCAAAGCCActattatctctagccataatccaaacactgctgctacagaaaaatctGTTACATGTGTAAATATACTGTTGTTGCATTAATGACATTTTTATAATTAAATTTGTTCCTTTGGTAGAACTTCTTGAAGATGGCTGTTGGTGGAAAATGGAAGTGTTGAAACTTGGAAGCAGGATTTTCTTTACATACATCATGGTGAAGATGACTCTGTTGGTGGCAATTGTTGCATTAACTTATCTTTCCGCACCTGCTACTTGTGTAACATCAAAGAAGGTAGAAACATTTTTAGTGAATTGTTCGGGGATTAGATATCCACTTTCTCCTTGTACCCTGGGCTCAGACACAGTGAAGTTGGATCTCTCCCACAACAACATCAAAACGATTCAACAGCAGAACTTCCAAAATCTTACCAAGCTGAAAGTTTTGTTTCTTCAGTTCAATTGGATCGCAACAATAGAACCTGGATCATTTGCAAAAAATTCAGAACTACAGTATCTTGATCTTTCAAATAATCTTCTGCATGATATTTCAGTCTTGCCATTTACCAATCTCCAATCAATAAGACACTTGGATATTACCAACAATAGGTTTGAAACAGCTCACTTTGGAGCAGAGATTAGCAGGTTGCAGAAGCTACACACTTTACGTTTTGGAAATTCTAGGCTATATTCTCTGAATTCGAGTTCCTTATTTGCCCTTCATGCAATCCAAATTAAGGAGATCTATTTGATCACTGGAGAGCTGCGGACATATGAACCTGGAACACTCAGTATGATACAAAGCATGGAAAAACTTTCTTTAGATTTACAGTTTGGGCAGCAACCACAATTATTGATTAATATTTTCAAGGATATTCCAATAACGACAACCACATTAGAAATCCTAAATACCGATCTGGCCAAATATGGTAATAATGTAGATCTGTTCTTCCCTTTAAGCACATCAAATGTTTCCACATTAATTGTAAAGAATATTTCCATCACTGATTCTTTGGCTATTTATTTCTTTAATGGTGTCCTAAGCTCAAAAATAAGAGACTTATATTTGCACACTATTACAATGAATGGCATTGGCAATTGGAACATACAGGCTGTACCAGTAGAGAAGGTTAATTTGCGTAGAATTTCTATAACTGATGTTTCTAATCCAAATTTCTATAAATTTTACTCACTTTCTTATTTAATTGATCTATTTTCACAACTTCGGGAGCTAACAATAACTGAGGGGAgtttgttctatgttccatgtgcagtaacagaaattttggctTTTTTAACATATTTGGACGTATCTTCCAACTTACTTCAAGTATCCACCTTAATTCCTGAAACATGTTCAACTCCTTTACCCAGTCTTAAAACCCTCATTCTAAACAGGAACAAATTTACAAATCTACAACAACTCAGCAGGATGACAACCAGGTTAAGGAGCTTGTCCAATATAAGTGTTACTCATAATGATGTATTCCTGCCAAATGGAGTGACTTGCGCATGGCTTCAAACAGTGAAACGTATAGATTTATCACACAATAGATTGGAAGAAAATGTGTTTGAATGTTTGCCAGAATCACTGGAATCTTTAGACTTAAGTTATAACTCCATCGCCACTGTGCCAAACCTCAAGACACTGAAAGATCTCCAGGAAATATTTTTGACAGGAAATGTCATTGCATCTTTACCTGAAATCACAGGTCATTCACTGAAAACTGTGCATATTGACTACAATAAAATAACCAATATAAATGTAGGCTTATTGCAGTCCTGGAATCTAACAGAGGTGAAATTGAGCAATAACCCTTTTGAATGTTTCTGTTCAATTCAGTCTTTCTCCAATTATGTTCAACAAACAAATACCAAGGTTCTTAACTGGCCTGATCAGTATGAATGTTATGTTCCACTGAAATTCAGAAATGGAGTTATCAAATATCTGAAATTTTCTCCCATTGAATGCAACATCCCCTTATTTATTGGGCTCCTCatgacatgtgtagcacttatagTGGCTGTATGTGTTATTTTGTGTATGAAATATAAAGTCACCTGGTATATACGTACACTTTGGCTTTGGCTCAAGGCTAAAAGAAATCTAGATGTCAGCCAGATTCAAAACAATTATGAGTTCAATGCTTTTATTTCATACAGTGAACATGATGCCTTATGGGTGAAGAACAAATTGCTGGTACAGCTAGAGAACAATGATCCACCATATCGTATCTGCATCCACGAAAGAGATTTCAAACCTGGAAAGCCAATCATTACTAATATCATTGACTGCATATCAAAAAGCTACAAAACCATCTTTATCCTGTCAAAACACTTTGTGCAAAGTGAATGGTGCCACTATGAATTTTTCTTTGCCCACCAACAGGTATTTGATTATAGGAAGGATAGTCTTATCCTGCTCCTGTTGGAACCAATCCCAAAGAATTCTATTCCAGATCGATTCTGTAAACTGAGGAAGCTGATGAATCGCAACACCTACCTGGAGTGGCCCCAGAATGAGTTTCAACAGGGGTTCTTCTGGAGAAGATTGAAAGCTGTCCTAAACTTGGATTTCCATTCAAATTGTTCTAGAAGAGAGCATAATAAGGCGGGCCAATTAGATCCATAAATATCACaaagatatacagtatagtcatgCAGTTGTGcagcacagaaagtggtggaaacTCATTTGCTCTGACTCCATCTTTCAACATTTACCCCATACCCTTCTATGCCGAAGTGGTCCAAATGCTCATTATTGAAGATTAATCCAGAGTTATGAAATTATGTGTAAAGCAGGTATAAATTAAAATGCAAACTAGTCTTCAAGTTCACAGTTTAACTTCCACTGTTACTTTAAAGTCATCAAAACCAATCATTGGGCTCATGACATTCTGATTCAGTACATTGTAACTACACAGAAGAAGAAAATACTTGAAAGTTCATGATAATTGGCCATTATTGAAAACCTGGTGATGGGATCAGGGAAGGCATTAAGTAGTCATTTTCTATATTAACACATCAAAGATATATCCTTGCCATTTAATACACAGTTCAGGACATATCTGTTTTGTCACTTCAATGGGAATTATGTTATTCTCTAAAAGTTATCTGTCAATACTCAAAGTATGAAAGTAGGCAATTATAGCAATTAAAACTGTGGTTAATCATTCACTGTTATCTATGTGTTTGAAAAGTATGAAACAACATTGTACTGTTGAGTGTGGTGAGAGCAAAAATACATTCTCCACTAGCCCTTTCTGTGATGAATATTTTCTATCAACCACCTACAGTGACTCAGTTCATAGTCACAATACTAGTCTGGACACTGAATGCTGTCAatgaatctgcttccaccactctcttaGTACATCCAGGTATTCGCCACTCTCTAGTGAAAAACAGTCCTCCTTATATCCTGTCTAAATCTCTTACACTAAATCTGTATCCTTTTGTTTCCTCTAGCCCTGATATGGAGAATGTTTTCTACAgtctaccctatctacacccttcataattttctaCATCTTAATCTCATCACCTCTTAACCTCTTCTGCTCCATGGAGAACAGACGTAGCTTCTCCATTTTTGCTCTTAACTGAAACTCTACATCCCAGGTAACATGCTattgaatttcctctgcactctctgtagcaatatcacatccttcctataattccaACTGAGGCCCAGGTATAGTTTGATAAATTTGGAGCACTACCTC contains:
- the LOC134355160 gene encoding toll-like receptor 2, with the translated sequence MEVLKLGSRIFFTYIMVKMTLLVAIVALTYLSAPATCVTSKKVETFLVNCSGIRYPLSPCTLGSDTVKLDLSHNNIKTIQQQNFQNLTKLKVLFLQFNWIATIEPGSFAKNSELQYLDLSNNLLHDISVLPFTNLQSIRHLDITNNRFETAHFGAEISRLQKLHTLRFGNSRLYSLNSSSLFALHAIQIKEIYLITGELRTYEPGTLSMIQSMEKLSLDLQFGQQPQLLINIFKDIPITTTTLEILNTDLAKYGNNVDLFFPLSTSNVSTLIVKNISITDSLAIYFFNGVLSSKIRDLYLHTITMNGIGNWNIQAVPVEKVNLRRISITDVSNPNFYKFYSLSYLIDLFSQLRELTITEGSLFYVPCAVTEILAFLTYLDVSSNLLQVSTLIPETCSTPLPSLKTLILNRNKFTNLQQLSRMTTRLRSLSNISVTHNDVFLPNGVTCAWLQTVKRIDLSHNRLEENVFECLPESLESLDLSYNSIATVPNLKTLKDLQEIFLTGNVIASLPEITGHSLKTVHIDYNKITNINVGLLQSWNLTEVKLSNNPFECFCSIQSFSNYVQQTNTKVLNWPDQYECYVPLKFRNGVIKYLKFSPIECNIPLFIGLLMTCVALIVAVCVILCMKYKVTWYIRTLWLWLKAKRNLDVSQIQNNYEFNAFISYSEHDALWVKNKLLVQLENNDPPYRICIHERDFKPGKPIITNIIDCISKSYKTIFILSKHFVQSEWCHYEFFFAHQQVFDYRKDSLILLLLEPIPKNSIPDRFCKLRKLMNRNTYLEWPQNEFQQGFFWRRLKAVLNLDFHSNCSRREHNKAGQLDP